The sequence below is a genomic window from Calditerrivibrio sp..
AAATTTAATAATCTTGTTGCAAGATATCTCACCTTCAGGGACAAATGGAATAAAAAGATGTTGGAATACGAAGGTTTGAAAAAAACTCCGATAGAATTCAAAAAAATCATCGAAGAGATTGAAAAACCGGAGTTGCAAAAGACATACGACTTTTCAGATCAACTCACTAAACTACCAGATCATATCAACAAAGCAAAGATTCAAGAAATCATATTGGATAAAATAAAACAATACCAATCAAATGGTTATAATCACTTTGATGTAAAAATAGAGATAGAGGAAGGAAAACCAAAACTAAGGATAAAACCGATAAAATGAAATACTACAAAATACAGTTTTATGACGCAAAAAAAGAGATCTTTACCCTAAAAGCAAAATCTGTATCTCCTACATCTTTTTTGGGTTTAATCGAAATATCAGAGATCATCTACAAAGAAGAATCAAATATTTTAATAACACCTGACGATGATAAAACAAAATTGGAATTTAAAAATGTTAACAAAACCTACATACCTATAAATCTTATTCTAAGAATAGATGAAATAATAGAGGATGAAGAAAAACCTGTATTGAGACTCGTAAAAGAAAAAAATGAATAAAATCACTAAATATATCTTCAATGAAATCTTTCCGATATTTCTACTCTCTAATATGTTTTTTATATTTGTGCTATTGTTGGACAAGGTGATCGACCTTACAGATCTAATTTTTTCTAAGAATGTCCCTTTTTTGCTCGTATTTGAGACAATTGTTTTTTATCTACCATCTTTTCTGATGATCACCATACCTACCTCTGCCTTACTTTCAGTAATGACAGCCCATAATAGATTATCGGCAGATGCCGAAATAGTTGTCATTAAATCCTTAGGGGTAAGCCCCTTTAATCTTTTTAAGCCCACATTTTATTTTGGTATCTTAGCCACACTCTTAGCATTTTTGACATCTTTTTATCTACTCCCCTATGGAAATAAACTTGCTATAGAAAACCTCAAGAGAACTCTGGAATATGTATCATTAAAAGATATAAGAGAAAAAGAATTCTACAAGGAGATTCCAGGCATAACAATATTTATAGAAAAAAAATTAAAAGAGGATCAATTTCAAAAGATAATCATAATAGATGAGAAAGGCGAAAACTTCATCATTGCAAAAGAATGTTCAGCAAAACAGGAGTTCGGTGCAATTATATTCGACCTCTACAACGGTAGCATCATCCAGGGTAAAAGTGACAAATATACAAAAATAGAATTCAAAAGATTTTATTTTGTATTCAATGTACAAAATAATTTAAACAGGGAAATCAAATCAGAGCGATTTATGTTCTTAGACGAACTCTTGAAAAAACAACATGAAAACAAAATCTATAAGTTTGAGCTCTCCAAAAGGATAGCTCTCCCATTTTCTACAATAATTATGACAGTTTTAGGACTAAATCTGGGTATTTTTTTTCACAGGAGCAATAAATCTATAAACTGGTTAATCTCCTTAGCCATCGTATTTTTCTATAATCTTATTATTCTTGCATCTGAAAATTTCTTATCTGTTCTAAACCCATACTTTGCCCCATGGATTGCAAATATAATCTTTGCTTTTGTATCCATAATCGGCATAAAAAAGGTGTTACAATGAAAAGGTTTAACAAATATTTCCTCTTATTACTTTTAAAAAATTTTATCATCTCACAAACTTTTATTTACTTTTTATATATGTTTTTTATGTTTTTCACCCAATCAAAGATGATAGCAAGATACGGAGCAAGTTTTAAAGATATCTTAATATACGATATAATAAAATCACCGGTTTTTTTAGAACATACGTTACCAATAAGCTTTATTCTATCAGTAGTTTTTACCTTTATAATTCTCATTAGAACATCGGAAATAACAGCTTATGTTAGTATTGGAGGCAATCTTTTTAGCTTAATTAGAATGCTTTTTTTATCATCACTTTTCATAAGTTTTGCAATGTTTTTATTGACAGACTTTATAGTACCTGTATCCCAGATGAAAAGTAATGAATACAAAGCAAAATATATTGAAAAAAAAGAAGAAGTAAAAGTAAGTTCATTAAACAACATTTGGTTTAGAGATGGAAATAACTTTATTCAAATAGGTACAGTAGATATAATCAATCAAAAGATTTTTGATGTAAAATTTATTGAGATTTCACAAAACGGTGAAATAACTAAAGTCAAGTTTATAGCACAAGGGGACTTCCTGAAAAACAACTTATGGGAGTTCAAAAATTATAAAGAGATAAACACATCAGATGACCCAAAGGTAACAGCAAATATATCTAAACTACAAATAGAAAACGAACTTTTCACAAAGATACTAAACTACTCTTCGATCTCTTTACCAAAAGAGCTTACAATCCAACAGTTGAAAAAGATTATAAAATTTTACAAATCAAAAGGTTTAGATTACTCAAAACATCTGAGATTCTATTATAACAAATTTGCAAATATTTTTAATGTAATCATCCTATTAATTACAATCATACCTTATATTGTTGATATTTCGAGGGGGTTTTCTTATATAAAGATAGCTACAAATGGTATTTTAGTAATATTCTCTTTTTATATACTTCAATCTACTTTTATCTCCTTAGGAAAATCAGGGGTCCTTTCACCTTTTTTGTCAAATTTTTTAACCTATTTTATATTCATATTCGTAGCAATATACGGGTACTATAAAAAGAAAAATCTATTCTTTTATAAATAATATTTACAAATCATCCAATGTAATAGGCTCACCACGTTTTATATCCCTTTTAGATACCTTACCTAATAACTCCTTGTAATATTTAGGATGTAAACCATACCCTGGTCTAATTGAACGAACATTGGATTCTGAAAAGAGATCACCTTTCTTTATATCCTCAACAGCAAAAAGGCTTCGGGCAAAAACCCTATTTTTTTCAATTTTTGGACTGATTTCATAACTTACATCCCCTAAAGATTTCTCTACTTCTCTTATAGCCTTTACCATTTCTGAAAATTGTGTTGGTTCGAGGGAAAACACCGCATCAGGCCCCCCCAACTTTTTATCAAGAATAAAATGTTTTTCAACCACCTCTGCACCAAGCGCTACAGCAGCAATAGGAACAGATATCCCCAAAGTATGATCCGATAGCCCTACCCTAACACCAAACCGACTTTTCATATCTGGGATAGTTAGCAAATTTGCCTCCTCAAGAGGTGCAGGGTATGCAGAAGTGCATTTTAAAAGTGTTATATCACTACAACCGTTTTTTCTGCAAGTATCAACAGCCAAACAGATATCTTCAAAAGTAGCAATACCTGTGGAAATAATCACAGGTTTACCTTTTGATGCAACATATTCTATGAGTGGTATATCTGTAATCTCAAAAGAAGCTATTTTGTAAATTGAAACGTTTAAAGTTTCTAAAAAATCTACAGCAGTTTTATCAAAAGGGGTAGAAAAAAATATCAAACCCAACTTTTCCGCTAACTCTTTTAACTCATAATGCCATTCCCATGGCGTATATGCATGCTCATATAGATTATAAAGTGTTTGACCATCCCAAAGAGTTCCATTTTTTATTTGAAAATATTCATTGTCACAATTTATTGTTATTGTATCTGGAGTATAAGTCTGTAACTTTACAGCATCAGCCCCCGAATCTTTCATAGCATAGATTGTCTCCTTAGCAATCCGAATATCTTGGTTATGATTTGCTGAAAGCTCAGCTATTATGAAGACCTTTCTGATATCTCTCATACTCTTCCCTCAACATACTGTAGATAAAAACATCGATATACATACCTTTTCTTAAAATAAATTCTCTCAATTTACCTTCATAAACAAAATTATGCTTCTTATAAAATTCTATCGCTACACTATTATTAGCCAAAACTTCTAGTCTCAGACAGTTCAAACCAATCTTCTCAAAACACAACCATTTAAGAGTGTTCATCAGCTTACTTCCGTATCCTTTTAAATCCGGATTAGTATAAATACCCAGTTTAGTCCTTCTATTTTTAAGGTCTATATCGATAAGATTTATCGAACCTACTAATAAATCACCATCATAAGCAGCCCAGTACATCTTTTGATAATTATCTCTTAAACCCTCAACAAAGTTTAAATGTTCATCCAAACTTATAATTTTGTCATTGAACATGTAATTTCTTATTCTTTCATCATTTCTCAACGATAATATTGCAATATGCTTATTAATATCCTCAATAGTTTCAAACGATACAAAACTGACCCCTTCAAAACTAAACAAATCTAAAAACCTCTTATGCATAAGTTTTAATCTCTCAATTAAACGTTTTTTTATGATAATGTGGTTCGATAGGTTTAACTAAGCTTTTAACATAATTATTGTTTCCAGCTTCTAAAATAAGCATACTAACATTCATAGGCAAAAAACTCTAATTTATTAAAACAAACAACCAATTCTTTTAAATCCAAAATCCTTACAAAACCCCTTTTCTCATAATACCTAATATTATACTCCTGATTTTCTGCTAACTTTAACATGTAAGTAGGAACTTTCATCCAAAATAGCTCATGCAATGTCTGCCCCCCAGCAGAGATGGCTACATCAGCCCAATTCATAAGTTTCACCATATCTCTTGAACTACAATATCCTGTAAATTCCGCATCAATGCCTTCCACAACATCTGAAACCACTTTTATAGTTAAATTATAATATCTTTTTTTGATCTCCTCAACAATACTTTTTAAAAGCTCCTCACTTGGATTACCACCAAGAGTAACAAGAACGTTCTTAAAATCATTTT
It includes:
- a CDS encoding DUF1820 family protein; its protein translation is MKYYKIQFYDAKKEIFTLKAKSVSPTSFLGLIEISEIIYKEESNILITPDDDKTKLEFKNVNKTYIPINLILRIDEIIEDEEKPVLRLVKEKNE
- a CDS encoding LptF/LptG family permease, producing MNKITKYIFNEIFPIFLLSNMFFIFVLLLDKVIDLTDLIFSKNVPFLLVFETIVFYLPSFLMITIPTSALLSVMTAHNRLSADAEIVVIKSLGVSPFNLFKPTFYFGILATLLAFLTSFYLLPYGNKLAIENLKRTLEYVSLKDIREKEFYKEIPGITIFIEKKLKEDQFQKIIIIDEKGENFIIAKECSAKQEFGAIIFDLYNGSIIQGKSDKYTKIEFKRFYFVFNVQNNLNREIKSERFMFLDELLKKQHENKIYKFELSKRIALPFSTIIMTVLGLNLGIFFHRSNKSINWLISLAIVFFYNLIILASENFLSVLNPYFAPWIANIIFAFVSIIGIKKVLQ
- a CDS encoding LptF/LptG family permease, with the protein product MKRFNKYFLLLLLKNFIISQTFIYFLYMFFMFFTQSKMIARYGASFKDILIYDIIKSPVFLEHTLPISFILSVVFTFIILIRTSEITAYVSIGGNLFSLIRMLFLSSLFISFAMFLLTDFIVPVSQMKSNEYKAKYIEKKEEVKVSSLNNIWFRDGNNFIQIGTVDIINQKIFDVKFIEISQNGEITKVKFIAQGDFLKNNLWEFKNYKEINTSDDPKVTANISKLQIENELFTKILNYSSISLPKELTIQQLKKIIKFYKSKGLDYSKHLRFYYNKFANIFNVIILLITIIPYIVDISRGFSYIKIATNGILVIFSFYILQSTFISLGKSGVLSPFLSNFLTYFIFIFVAIYGYYKKKNLFFYK
- the pseI gene encoding pseudaminic acid synthase, whose protein sequence is MRDIRKVFIIAELSANHNQDIRIAKETIYAMKDSGADAVKLQTYTPDTITINCDNEYFQIKNGTLWDGQTLYNLYEHAYTPWEWHYELKELAEKLGLIFFSTPFDKTAVDFLETLNVSIYKIASFEITDIPLIEYVASKGKPVIISTGIATFEDICLAVDTCRKNGCSDITLLKCTSAYPAPLEEANLLTIPDMKSRFGVRVGLSDHTLGISVPIAAVALGAEVVEKHFILDKKLGGPDAVFSLEPTQFSEMVKAIREVEKSLGDVSYEISPKIEKNRVFARSLFAVEDIKKGDLFSESNVRSIRPGYGLHPKYYKELLGKVSKRDIKRGEPITLDDL
- the pseH gene encoding UDP-4-amino-4,6-dideoxy-N-acetyl-beta-L-altrosamine N-acetyltransferase, with translation MHKRFLDLFSFEGVSFVSFETIEDINKHIAILSLRNDERIRNYMFNDKIISLDEHLNFVEGLRDNYQKMYWAAYDGDLLVGSINLIDIDLKNRRTKLGIYTNPDLKGYGSKLMNTLKWLCFEKIGLNCLRLEVLANNSVAIEFYKKHNFVYEGKLREFILRKGMYIDVFIYSMLREEYERYQKGLHNS